The proteins below come from a single Orcinus orca chromosome 6, mOrcOrc1.1, whole genome shotgun sequence genomic window:
- the NIPSNAP3A gene encoding protein NipSnap homolog 3A isoform X1, whose amino-acid sequence MLALRRSLTKALAARTQAPQVCSSFATGPRQYDGTFYEFRTCYVKPSKMNEFLENVKKNIHLRTAHSELVGFWTVEFGGRMNKVFHVWKYDNFAHRTEVQKALAKDKEWQEQFLIPNLALIDKQESEITYLVPWCKLEKPPKEGVYELATFQMKPGGPALWGDPFKRAVHTHVNQGYTKLVGVFHAEYGILNRVHVLWWNESADSRAAGRHQSHEDPRVVAAVRESVNFLGSQQNMLLIPMSFSPLK is encoded by the exons ATGCTTGCCCTCCGAAGGAGCCTGACTAAGGCTCTGGCCGCTCGGACGCAGGCGCCTCAG GTGTGTTCATCTTTTGCTACAGGCCCCAGACAATACGATGGAACATTCTATGAATTTCGTACCTGTTATGTTAAGCCCTCAAAGATGAATGAGTTCCtggaaaatgttaagaaaaacatTCATCTTCGGACAGCTCACTCTGAATTGGTTGGATTCTGGACTGTAGAATTTGGAGGCAGAATGAATAAAGTGTTTCATGTTTGGAAGTATG ACAATTTTGCTCATCGAACTGAAGTTCAGAAAGCCTTGGCCAAAGATAAGGAATGGCAAGAACAATTTCTCATTCCAAATTTGGCTCTTATTGATAAACAAGAGAGTGAAATTACTTATCTGGTGCCATGGTGCAAATTAGAAAAACCTCCAAAAGAAG gAGTCTATGAACTGGCTACTTTTCAGATGAAACCTGGTGGGCCAGCTCTGTGGGGTGACCCATTTAAAAGGGCAGTTCATACACATGTCAATCAAGGCTACACAAAATTAGTTGGAGTGTTCCATGCAGAATATGGAATACTCAACAGAG TTCATGTTCTTTGGTGGAACGAGAGTGCGGATAGCCGAGCAGCTGGGAGACACCAGTCTCATGAGGATCCCAGAGTTGTGGCAGCTG TTCGGGAGAGTGTTAACTTCCTTGGGTCTCAGCAGAATATGCTTCTGATTCCTATGTCATTTTCACCATTGAAATAG
- the NIPSNAP3A gene encoding protein NipSnap homolog 3A isoform X2 — translation MNEFLENVKKNIHLRTAHSELVGFWTVEFGGRMNKVFHVWKYDNFAHRTEVQKALAKDKEWQEQFLIPNLALIDKQESEITYLVPWCKLEKPPKEGVYELATFQMKPGGPALWGDPFKRAVHTHVNQGYTKLVGVFHAEYGILNRVHVLWWNESADSRAAGRHQSHEDPRVVAAVRESVNFLGSQQNMLLIPMSFSPLK, via the exons ATGAATGAGTTCCtggaaaatgttaagaaaaacatTCATCTTCGGACAGCTCACTCTGAATTGGTTGGATTCTGGACTGTAGAATTTGGAGGCAGAATGAATAAAGTGTTTCATGTTTGGAAGTATG ACAATTTTGCTCATCGAACTGAAGTTCAGAAAGCCTTGGCCAAAGATAAGGAATGGCAAGAACAATTTCTCATTCCAAATTTGGCTCTTATTGATAAACAAGAGAGTGAAATTACTTATCTGGTGCCATGGTGCAAATTAGAAAAACCTCCAAAAGAAG gAGTCTATGAACTGGCTACTTTTCAGATGAAACCTGGTGGGCCAGCTCTGTGGGGTGACCCATTTAAAAGGGCAGTTCATACACATGTCAATCAAGGCTACACAAAATTAGTTGGAGTGTTCCATGCAGAATATGGAATACTCAACAGAG TTCATGTTCTTTGGTGGAACGAGAGTGCGGATAGCCGAGCAGCTGGGAGACACCAGTCTCATGAGGATCCCAGAGTTGTGGCAGCTG TTCGGGAGAGTGTTAACTTCCTTGGGTCTCAGCAGAATATGCTTCTGATTCCTATGTCATTTTCACCATTGAAATAG